One genomic window of Mycetocola zhujimingii includes the following:
- a CDS encoding DNA-processing protein DprA, translating to MTTVTRIVTDDREARQAWAQFCEPGDGLAGALIQRLGAVEAFTQIATGSHTNFDGIDAAPLRERMRPRISEGEFRAANAIAAKLGSTFITPEDPEWDTRLDVLGVHRPHGLWVLGKKELLGTDTNTTAVLGSRAATGYGEFQSVELASGLSRRGHTILSCGGYGIGGAATRATLASEGNAVVILAGGLDRAYPAGHAALFARVAEAGVLVSELAPMTSPTKWRFLQRNRILAAMANRVLIVEAGWRSGSLNVAGHAIAIGTPVGAMPGPVTSAASAGCHRLIREYGATLVTTVEEVEAL from the coding sequence ATGACCACCGTTACCCGAATCGTCACCGATGACCGCGAAGCACGCCAAGCATGGGCACAATTCTGCGAACCCGGAGACGGTCTAGCCGGTGCGCTCATCCAGCGGCTCGGAGCCGTGGAAGCGTTCACCCAAATCGCTACCGGCTCACACACCAACTTTGACGGCATCGATGCCGCCCCGCTGCGAGAGCGCATGCGGCCCCGGATCTCGGAAGGTGAATTCCGTGCGGCAAACGCCATCGCCGCGAAACTCGGCTCCACTTTCATCACACCCGAAGACCCCGAATGGGATACCCGTCTGGACGTGCTCGGCGTGCACCGACCTCACGGCCTCTGGGTTCTGGGCAAGAAGGAGTTGCTGGGAACCGACACCAACACGACGGCCGTGCTCGGAAGCCGCGCCGCCACCGGCTACGGCGAATTTCAAAGTGTCGAACTCGCCTCAGGGCTGTCCAGAAGAGGTCACACCATCCTCTCCTGCGGCGGCTACGGAATCGGTGGCGCAGCGACCAGAGCGACACTCGCCAGCGAAGGAAACGCGGTCGTGATCCTCGCCGGAGGGCTGGACCGTGCCTACCCCGCCGGGCACGCCGCTCTGTTCGCACGGGTTGCCGAAGCAGGCGTACTGGTCAGCGAGCTGGCACCAATGACCTCTCCCACAAAATGGAGGTTTTTGCAGCGAAACCGGATCCTCGCCGCTATGGCCAACCGGGTTCTTATCGTTGAAGCGGGCTGGCGTAGTGGCTCCTTAAATGTCGCGGGACACGCTATCGCGATCGGCACCCCGGTTGGTGCAATGCCGGGCCCAGTGACCAGCGCTGCCAGCGCCGGGTGCCACCGCCTCATCCGTGAATACGGGGCAACCCTCGTCACCACAGTGGAGGAAGTCGAAGCCCTATAG
- a CDS encoding DUF3846 domain-containing protein — MTTTTDQLRAVRITTRTLGHIHIDGRDTVTSIQNAVGCRTFDVVSVDGGIDFFVDDEGAINGSSFNLPLTVLAHVLGVRAALFGNAVILGSNDETGDTISLTEEQVQRITAAASEKPSPVVLDQLTETLAAHPAALAIIAGL, encoded by the coding sequence ATGACTACAACCACAGACCAGTTACGAGCGGTGCGGATCACCACGAGAACGCTGGGGCACATCCACATCGATGGCAGAGACACCGTCACTTCCATCCAGAACGCGGTGGGCTGCCGAACGTTCGACGTCGTTTCGGTAGACGGCGGCATTGACTTCTTCGTAGACGATGAGGGCGCAATCAACGGGTCCTCGTTCAACCTGCCGTTGACCGTCCTTGCCCACGTTCTCGGCGTCAGAGCGGCCCTCTTCGGTAACGCGGTGATACTCGGCTCGAATGATGAGACCGGTGACACGATCAGCCTCACCGAAGAGCAGGTGCAGCGCATCACCGCCGCAGCAAGTGAGAAGCCCTCCCCCGTCGTGCTCGACCAGTTGACGGAAACGCTCGCCGCGCATCCCGCAGCCCTGGCAATCATCGCGGGCCTCTAA
- a CDS encoding ArdC-like ssDNA-binding domain-containing protein has protein sequence MSTSTKTRRPGKTLEEKKAQAEALHNSISEQVEQLRNSDRWTAFLDFAQAFHAYSLNNVLLILAQKPDASHVAGFRKWQALGRQVRKGEAGIRIFGYSTKKITEEDENGDEVEKSVARFPVLSVFDIGQTDLIDGAEDPSAIAVQLTGADDFGVIDTLSTYLTAEGWTVERRPLPGRKNGYANPEEMAIVIDANLSPEHTAKTLIHEAAHVLLGHTDDMAEYAEHRGLMETEAESVAYVVAGLVGFDTSAYSVGYIAGWAEGNTELIKSTAARVLRTAHQLAGILDPEDTDDPEPA, from the coding sequence ATGAGCACCAGCACCAAGACCCGCCGACCGGGCAAGACTCTTGAGGAAAAGAAGGCTCAGGCCGAAGCGCTGCACAACTCGATCAGCGAGCAAGTCGAGCAGCTGCGCAACTCCGACCGCTGGACCGCGTTTCTCGATTTCGCACAGGCGTTCCACGCCTACTCCCTGAACAACGTTCTGCTAATCCTCGCCCAGAAGCCGGACGCGTCCCACGTCGCCGGGTTCCGGAAATGGCAGGCACTCGGCCGACAGGTCCGCAAAGGTGAGGCGGGCATCCGCATCTTTGGGTACTCGACCAAGAAAATCACCGAGGAAGACGAAAACGGCGACGAGGTAGAAAAGAGCGTCGCCCGGTTCCCGGTCCTGTCTGTCTTCGACATTGGTCAGACCGACCTCATTGACGGAGCCGAAGACCCCAGCGCGATCGCGGTCCAGCTGACCGGGGCCGACGATTTCGGCGTTATCGACACACTCTCGACCTACCTCACCGCCGAAGGATGGACAGTCGAACGCCGACCCCTCCCGGGTCGAAAGAACGGCTACGCCAACCCCGAAGAAATGGCCATCGTCATTGATGCCAACCTCAGCCCCGAGCACACCGCGAAGACCCTCATTCACGAAGCCGCCCACGTGCTCCTAGGCCACACCGACGACATGGCCGAATACGCCGAGCACCGCGGCCTGATGGAAACCGAAGCTGAATCCGTCGCCTACGTCGTTGCCGGACTGGTCGGGTTCGACACCAGTGCCTACAGCGTCGGCTACATCGCCGGATGGGCAGAAGGCAACACCGAACTGATCAAATCCACCGCAGCCCGCGTGCTCCGCACCGCGCACCAGCTCGCGGGGATCCTCGACCCGGAAGACACCGACGACCCTGAACCCGCCTGA